A part of Vespertiliibacter pulmonis genomic DNA contains:
- a CDS encoding DUF805 domain-containing protein produces MNWYLEVLKKYAVFSGRARRREYWMFILLSNIISLGLLYVDYQSGSLGRGLVISNIYSLAVLLPALAVGVRRLHDTGRSGWWVLLILFPLIMIYLSIYLAINGITADLVLPVSILGLIMLISFIVLMCKDSQSGENKYGPNPKGIDNK; encoded by the coding sequence ATGAATTGGTATTTAGAAGTATTGAAAAAATATGCCGTATTTTCAGGGCGAGCAAGACGGAGAGAGTATTGGATGTTTATTCTTTTAAGCAATATTATCTCTTTGGGATTGCTTTATGTAGATTATCAAAGTGGTAGTTTAGGGAGAGGTTTAGTGATAAGTAATATTTATTCATTAGCTGTTTTATTACCTGCTTTAGCTGTTGGGGTAAGACGATTACACGATACAGGAAGAAGTGGCTGGTGGGTATTGTTGATACTATTTCCTCTAATAATGATCTATTTATCTATTTATCTGGCGATAAATGGTATTACAGCAGATTTGGTATTACCTGTTTCAATATTGGGCTTAATAATGTTGATTTCATTTATCGTTTTAATGTGTAAAGATAGCCAATCTGGCGAAAATAAATATGGTCCAAATCCTAAAGGCATAGATAATAAATAA
- the htpG gene encoding molecular chaperone HtpG translates to MSQNQQTHSFQSEVKQLLQLMIHSLYSNKEIFLRELISNASDASDKLRFKALSQPELYEGNGELRVRISVDEALGTLTISDNGIGMSREQVIDHLGTIAKSGTKEFLNALGSEQAKDSQLIGQFGVGFYSAFIVADKVTVKTRAAGLPADQGVIWESAGEGEYSVADIEKKERGTDVILHLRDDEKSFLNEWTLREIISKYSDHIGLPVEIQTKEYDDEGKEIGTKWEKINKAQALWTRSKNEVSDEEYKEFYKHISHDFADPLAWSHNKVEGKQEYTSLLYIPSKAPWDMFNRDQKHGLKLYVQRVFIMDDAEVFMPNYLRFMRGLLDSNDLPLNVSREILQDNKTTTALRSALTKRALQMLEKLAKDSPEQYQQFWKEFGLVLKEGVGEDFANKEQIAGLLCFASTHTDSSEQTVSLNDYIARMKEGQKAIYFVTADSYLAAKNSPHLELFNKKGIEVLLLSDRIDEWLISHLTEFNDKPLQSITKSDLDLGDLADKAEEETQKAQESEFGSFLERSKTYFGERVKKVVLTHRLTDTPAVVSTDSDEMTTQMAKLFAAMGQQAPEVKYTFELNPDHPMVKRIADISDEEQFNNWIELLFEQALLAERGTLENPTAFIKRMNSLLG, encoded by the coding sequence ATGAGCCAAAATCAACAAACTCACAGTTTTCAGTCTGAAGTTAAACAACTATTACAACTGATGATCCATTCCCTATATTCAAATAAAGAAATTTTCTTACGTGAGCTAATCTCAAATGCATCAGATGCCTCTGATAAATTACGTTTCAAAGCTTTATCTCAACCCGAACTCTATGAAGGAAACGGAGAACTTCGTGTTCGTATTAGTGTTGATGAAGCACTCGGCACACTTACAATTAGTGATAACGGCATTGGTATGAGCCGTGAACAAGTGATTGATCATCTCGGAACTATCGCCAAATCTGGCACAAAAGAATTCTTAAACGCTCTTGGTTCAGAACAAGCAAAAGATAGCCAACTAATCGGACAATTCGGCGTAGGTTTCTATTCAGCCTTTATTGTTGCTGATAAAGTAACCGTTAAAACCCGTGCTGCAGGGCTACCTGCCGATCAAGGGGTAATTTGGGAATCAGCGGGCGAAGGCGAATATTCTGTTGCAGATATTGAGAAAAAAGAGAGAGGCACAGATGTTATTTTACACCTGCGTGATGATGAAAAATCATTCTTAAATGAATGGACATTGCGTGAAATTATCAGCAAATATTCTGATCATATCGGCTTACCTGTTGAAATTCAGACCAAAGAATATGATGATGAAGGCAAAGAAATTGGTACAAAATGGGAAAAAATTAACAAAGCACAAGCCTTATGGACTCGTTCAAAAAATGAAGTTTCTGATGAAGAATATAAAGAATTTTATAAACATATCAGCCACGATTTTGCTGATCCACTCGCTTGGTCGCACAATAAAGTGGAAGGAAAACAGGAATACACCAGCCTACTTTACATTCCAAGTAAAGCACCGTGGGATATGTTCAACCGTGACCAAAAACACGGCTTAAAACTCTATGTACAACGAGTATTTATTATGGACGATGCCGAAGTCTTTATGCCAAATTACCTCCGTTTTATGCGTGGTTTACTTGACTCAAACGATTTACCACTCAACGTTTCTCGTGAAATTTTACAAGATAATAAAACAACTACGGCATTACGTTCAGCACTGACTAAACGTGCTTTACAAATGTTAGAAAAATTAGCAAAAGACAGCCCTGAGCAATACCAACAATTCTGGAAAGAATTCGGCTTGGTACTAAAAGAAGGAGTTGGCGAAGATTTTGCAAACAAAGAGCAAATTGCAGGATTACTCTGCTTCGCTTCTACTCATACTGACAGCAGTGAGCAAACCGTGAGCTTAAACGATTATATTGCTCGAATGAAAGAAGGACAAAAAGCGATCTATTTTGTGACAGCTGATAGCTATCTTGCAGCAAAAAATAGCCCACATTTAGAACTATTTAACAAAAAAGGGATTGAAGTCTTACTATTATCCGATCGCATTGATGAATGGCTCATTAGCCACCTAACTGAATTTAATGACAAACCATTACAAAGCATTACTAAATCTGATTTAGATTTAGGCGATCTAGCAGACAAAGCAGAAGAAGAAACACAAAAAGCACAAGAAAGTGAATTTGGCTCATTCCTAGAACGTTCGAAAACCTACTTCGGCGAACGTGTCAAAAAAGTGGTCTTAACACACCGCTTGACGGATACACCAGCTGTTGTTTCAACCGACAGCGATGAAATGACAACCCAAATGGCAAAACTTTTTGCCGCAATGGGTCAGCAAGCTCCAGAAGTGAAATACACGTTTGAGCTCAATCCTGATCACCCAATGGTAAAACGGATTGCCGATATTAGCGATGAAGAGCAATTTAATAATTGGATCGAACTACTATTTGAACAAGCATTACTTGCTGAGCGTGGTACATTAGAAAACCCAACAGCCTTTATCAAACGAATGAATAGTTTATTAGGCTAA